Proteins from a genomic interval of Psychrobacter fulvigenes:
- a CDS encoding ATP phosphoribosyltransferase regulatory subunit, whose amino-acid sequence MDHSTASGGAPHLSNFHLSNFSAEVANSWLLPDGVVDVLFEDAQKQEVLRHQLTQQLITHGYQLVCPPMIEYTESLLSEASEDLKRQTFKIIDQLTGRLMGVRADITPQILRIDAHHGGDGIARYCYAGDVIHTLPSGLFGSRTPLQLGAEIFGCASLSADIELIDVLFTMINNLNMSAALHIDLGHVAIFKRLAILAELPDSDTKQLMHLYANKNLPELKRVCQALPMGKDFYTLARYGHDMSQLLAKLSDTAQQDTDIATAVDELQRLKEHLQQQWQCDVSIDITELSGYHYHTGIVFNGYINSETQPLVRGGRFDGIQIHNEEPRDATGFSMDVSRLLAHTHLDDPTVVVINYSDMSHADGLKTQALQQQVKSLRQQGCRVTMPLNEHDRPVGLTHRLSIIDDQWQLQAV is encoded by the coding sequence ATGGATCATAGTACCGCATCTGGTGGTGCTCCACATTTAAGCAATTTTCATTTGAGTAACTTCAGTGCAGAGGTTGCCAATAGTTGGCTATTGCCTGATGGTGTCGTCGATGTGTTGTTTGAAGATGCACAAAAGCAAGAAGTGCTGCGTCATCAACTGACTCAGCAGCTCATTACGCATGGTTATCAACTGGTATGTCCACCGATGATCGAGTATACCGAGTCATTGCTTAGTGAGGCGTCAGAAGATCTTAAACGTCAGACTTTTAAGATTATTGACCAGCTGACGGGCCGCTTGATGGGCGTGCGCGCTGACATCACACCGCAGATTTTGCGTATTGATGCGCATCATGGAGGCGATGGTATTGCTCGTTATTGTTATGCAGGCGATGTGATTCATACCTTGCCATCAGGGCTATTTGGCTCACGTACGCCGCTACAGTTGGGTGCAGAGATATTTGGCTGTGCGTCGCTGAGTGCAGATATTGAGCTGATAGATGTGTTGTTTACGATGATAAACAACCTAAACATGAGTGCAGCGCTGCATATTGATTTGGGTCACGTAGCGATATTCAAGCGCTTAGCCATATTAGCAGAATTGCCTGATAGTGATACCAAACAGTTGATGCACTTATATGCGAATAAAAACCTACCAGAGTTAAAGCGTGTCTGCCAAGCGCTGCCAATGGGTAAGGATTTTTATACATTGGCGCGTTATGGGCATGATATGTCTCAATTGCTGGCCAAACTATCAGATACGGCACAGCAAGATACCGATATTGCCACCGCAGTCGATGAGCTGCAACGCTTAAAAGAGCATCTACAGCAGCAATGGCAGTGTGATGTCAGTATCGATATTACTGAGTTGTCAGGCTATCACTATCATACTGGTATCGTCTTCAATGGTTATATCAATAGTGAGACTCAGCCACTGGTTCGTGGTGGTCGGTTTGACGGTATACAAATCCACAATGAAGAGCCAAGAGATGCTACCGGCTTTAGTATGGATGTCAGCCGTTTGCTCGCCCATACACATTTGGATGACCCCACAGTTGTGGTCATTAACTACAGCGATATGAGTCATGCTGATGGCTTGAAAACACAGGCTTTACAGCAGCAAGTAAAAAGCTTACGTCAGCAAGGTTGTCGTGTCACCATGCCGCTAAATGAGCATGATCGTCCCGTTGGGCTCACACACCGCTTAAGCATTATAGATGACCAGTGGCAGCTACAAGCCGTATAG
- the corA gene encoding magnesium/cobalt transporter CorA — translation MNHDDKQPIKMTTRITPDSNINHLYSVNNSDHPYRVDYDSYIYGDADATAEDTLETMTVYDPDAERYEDIEPLSINEIVNCHSYSRKTGERLNQVAISDVSKALTNNGQFIWLGLYEPSLQTIAEVQSAFDLHELAIEDAFADHQRAKIESYNNDTIFLVIRTAKLEGSVIRYGTTAIFMGKNYLITIRTGPSNSYAPVRDHCHRRPEKLRMGPIFVLHAILDFIVDNYMPITDRLGSYLREQERNIFTYEFNKETLHNLYGLKSQLVHMRAVILPVQDICSFFINHNHSDLVSPFSQAARPYFRDVNDHLLHSLDAINGLNEMLSVVMNTYMAMVNMGQNEVVRKLAAWAGILAVPTAIAGIYGMNFDFMPELHWEYSYLVIMLIIGSLCGYLYYNFKRLGWL, via the coding sequence ATGAATCACGATGACAAGCAGCCTATCAAGATGACCACACGTATCACCCCTGACTCCAATATCAATCATCTGTATTCTGTTAATAACAGTGACCACCCTTATCGGGTCGATTATGACAGTTATATCTATGGCGATGCAGATGCAACCGCAGAAGATACCCTAGAGACCATGACGGTCTACGACCCTGATGCTGAACGCTATGAAGACATTGAACCTTTAAGCATCAATGAGATCGTCAACTGTCACTCTTACTCTCGAAAGACAGGCGAGCGACTCAATCAGGTAGCGATCAGTGATGTCAGCAAGGCACTCACCAACAACGGTCAGTTCATCTGGCTCGGTCTATATGAGCCTAGCCTTCAAACCATCGCTGAAGTACAAAGTGCGTTTGATTTGCATGAGCTAGCGATTGAAGATGCTTTTGCAGATCATCAACGCGCCAAAATAGAAAGCTATAACAACGACACCATCTTCTTAGTGATACGGACGGCAAAGCTAGAAGGCAGTGTGATTCGCTATGGTACGACCGCCATTTTTATGGGTAAAAACTACCTAATTACCATTCGCACTGGTCCCTCGAACTCTTATGCTCCAGTGCGTGACCATTGCCACCGCCGTCCTGAAAAACTGCGCATGGGACCTATCTTTGTCTTGCATGCCATTCTTGACTTTATCGTCGATAACTATATGCCTATCACCGATCGTTTAGGCAGCTACTTACGTGAGCAAGAACGTAATATATTTACTTATGAGTTTAATAAAGAGACGCTGCACAATTTGTACGGATTGAAGTCTCAGCTGGTACATATGCGCGCGGTTATCTTGCCAGTCCAAGATATCTGTAGTTTTTTTATCAATCATAACCACAGTGATTTAGTCTCACCGTTTTCGCAAGCAGCCAGACCCTACTTCCGTGACGTGAATGACCATTTGTTACACTCTTTAGATGCCATCAACGGCTTAAATGAGATGCTGAGCGTGGTGATGAATACCTACATGGCCATGGTCAATATGGGACAGAACGAGGTCGTACGTAAGCTTGCCGCTTGGGCGGGTATATTGGCAGTACCGACAGCCATAGCTGGGATCTATGGTATGAACTTTGACTTTATGCCTGAGCTGCACTGGGAATATTCATATCTTGTCATCATGCTGATCATCGGCTCATTATGCGGCTACTTATACTACAACTTTAAGCGCTTGGGTTGGTTGTAA
- the folD gene encoding bifunctional methylenetetrahydrofolate dehydrogenase/methenyltetrahydrofolate cyclohydrolase FolD codes for MSTAHGSATVLDGKALAKQIEQLLRTRVDAIKEKTGRTPSLATILVGEDPASATYVRMKGNACKRVGMDSIRVEMPSATTTEQLMAKIDELNNNPDVHGILLQHPVPSHIDERACFEQIDLAKDVDGVTCLGFGRMSMGESAYGSCTPQGIMHLLAHHDIELAGKQAVVVGRSPILGKPMAMMLLNANCTVTMCHSKTQDLAEYIKRADIVVGAVGVPELIKADWIKEGAVVIDAGFHPTDDSGVGDIEMRGVENIASAYTPVPGGVGPMTINTLIRQTVEAAEKSAGLI; via the coding sequence ATGTCGACTGCCCATGGGTCCGCTACCGTTTTGGACGGCAAAGCACTTGCTAAACAAATAGAACAGCTACTGCGCACACGCGTGGACGCCATCAAAGAAAAGACTGGACGCACACCAAGCCTTGCTACGATATTGGTCGGTGAAGATCCCGCTTCTGCCACTTATGTGCGTATGAAGGGCAATGCCTGTAAACGCGTCGGTATGGATTCTATTCGAGTAGAAATGCCAAGCGCGACGACCACAGAGCAGCTTATGGCTAAGATAGACGAGCTTAATAATAACCCAGACGTACATGGAATCTTGCTCCAGCATCCAGTACCTAGCCATATCGATGAGCGCGCTTGTTTTGAGCAGATTGACCTTGCAAAAGATGTGGATGGCGTGACTTGCTTGGGCTTTGGACGCATGAGTATGGGGGAGTCAGCCTATGGCTCATGTACCCCGCAAGGCATCATGCATTTATTAGCGCATCATGATATCGAGCTTGCTGGCAAGCAGGCAGTGGTGGTAGGGCGTAGTCCTATCTTAGGTAAGCCGATGGCGATGATGCTCCTGAATGCCAACTGCACAGTGACTATGTGTCATTCAAAAACCCAAGATTTGGCTGAGTATATCAAGCGTGCTGATATTGTCGTTGGAGCGGTAGGCGTGCCAGAGCTCATCAAAGCAGACTGGATCAAAGAAGGCGCAGTCGTCATCGATGCAGGCTTCCATCCAACGGATGATAGCGGTGTCGGCGATATCGAAATGCGCGGCGTAGAAAACATCGCTAGTGCCTATACGCCAGTACCAGGCGGCGTAGGGCCGATGACCATCAATACCTTGATTCGTCAAACGGTTGAAGCGGCTGAGAAATCGGCAGGTCTGATCTAG
- a CDS encoding adenylosuccinate synthase yields the protein MGKNVVVLGSQWGDEGKGKIVDLLTEKASAVARFQGGHNAGHTLVVDGKTTILHLIPSGILREGVTCFIGNGVVLAPDALLKEMKELEDNNVPVRARLRISPNCPLIMPYHVALDQAREAKRGTGKIGTTGRGIGPAYEDKVARRAIKLADLFRADLEEKLRNLIEYHNFQLTQYYKVDAIDFDETFKLCQEWKEELTGLVTDVTEELNQMRLEGKNLMFEGAQGTLLDIDHGTYPFVTSSSVTAGGVSTGTGIGPLYLDYVLGITKAYTTRVGSGPFPTELFDDVGAHLARVGHEFGATTGRARRCGWFDAEALRRAVVLNSMSGICLTKLDVLDGLEELLIGIGYDLPETECAGAHDAEFYESVTPRYETLEGWSESTVGITNYDDLPENAKKYIKRIEALIDCPIDIISTGPDREETIVLRDPYDA from the coding sequence ATGGGTAAGAACGTCGTAGTTTTAGGTAGCCAATGGGGCGATGAAGGTAAAGGAAAAATCGTTGACTTGCTCACCGAAAAAGCCTCAGCCGTTGCACGTTTCCAAGGCGGTCACAACGCAGGTCATACCTTGGTTGTCGATGGTAAAACCACTATTTTACACTTGATTCCCTCAGGTATCTTACGTGAAGGCGTCACTTGCTTCATCGGTAACGGTGTGGTGTTAGCGCCAGATGCCCTATTAAAAGAGATGAAAGAGCTAGAAGACAACAACGTACCGGTACGCGCGCGTCTGCGTATCTCGCCTAATTGCCCACTCATCATGCCATACCATGTGGCACTCGACCAAGCGCGTGAAGCCAAACGCGGCACGGGTAAAATCGGTACGACTGGCCGCGGTATCGGTCCTGCGTACGAAGATAAGGTTGCTCGCCGTGCTATCAAGCTTGCTGACTTATTCCGTGCAGATCTAGAAGAAAAACTACGTAATTTAATCGAATATCATAACTTCCAACTGACTCAGTACTACAAGGTTGATGCCATCGATTTTGATGAGACTTTCAAGCTGTGCCAAGAGTGGAAAGAAGAGCTAACAGGTCTGGTCACTGATGTAACGGAAGAGCTGAATCAGATGCGCCTTGAAGGTAAAAACTTGATGTTTGAAGGTGCTCAAGGTACGTTGCTTGATATCGATCACGGTACCTATCCGTTTGTGACCAGCTCAAGCGTCACAGCAGGCGGCGTATCTACTGGTACGGGTATCGGTCCACTGTATTTAGACTATGTACTTGGTATCACTAAAGCCTACACCACACGCGTTGGTAGCGGTCCGTTCCCAACTGAGTTGTTTGATGATGTTGGTGCACATTTAGCGCGAGTTGGCCATGAATTTGGTGCGACGACTGGACGTGCGCGTCGCTGTGGTTGGTTCGATGCCGAAGCGCTACGCCGTGCGGTGGTACTTAACTCTATGTCGGGTATCTGCTTGACCAAACTTGACGTGTTAGATGGTCTTGAAGAGCTACTCATTGGTATAGGCTACGACTTACCAGAGACTGAATGTGCAGGCGCGCATGATGCTGAATTCTATGAGTCAGTGACGCCAAGATACGAAACATTAGAAGGCTGGAGCGAGTCGACGGTTGGTATCACTAACTATGATGACTTGCCAGAAAACGCCAAAAAGTACATCAAGCGTATCGAAGCCTTGATTGACTGTCCTATCGATATCATCTCAACCGGTCCTGACCGTGAAGAGACGATCGTACTGCGCGATCCATATGATGCGTAA
- the ndk gene encoding nucleoside-diphosphate kinase yields the protein MANERTLSIIKPDAVGGNNIGAIYSRFEDAGLKIVAAKMLHLDDEKAGGFYAEHKERPFYNDLVSFMTSGPVVVSVLEGENAIAKHREIMGATNPADAAEGTIRADFASSIDENAVHGSDSAESASREISYFFNDDEVCARTR from the coding sequence ATGGCTAACGAACGTACTTTATCTATCATCAAACCTGACGCTGTTGGCGGCAACAACATTGGCGCAATTTACAGCCGTTTTGAAGACGCTGGTCTAAAAATCGTTGCGGCAAAAATGCTGCATCTTGATGACGAAAAAGCAGGCGGTTTCTACGCTGAGCACAAAGAGCGTCCATTCTACAATGACCTAGTATCATTCATGACTTCAGGTCCAGTTGTTGTGTCTGTATTGGAAGGCGAAAACGCTATCGCTAAGCACCGTGAAATCATGGGCGCAACCAACCCAGCTGATGCTGCTGAAGGTACTATCCGTGCTGATTTTGCTAGCAGCATCGATGAAAACGCCGTTCATGGTTCAGATTCAGCTGAATCAGCCAGCCGTGAAATCAGCTACTTCTTCAATGATGATGAAGTTTGTGCACGTACGCGTTAA
- a CDS encoding di-heme oxidoredictase family protein, whose product MSLSHNFTTPKRFSQQFFKQAPAVSLPIIVRTTLLTFSIVLTACGGSDDSTSTSPNLPVLPDDNSNQETDTNWLPAGGAATINSDVARPFLQIMPNLPSSLLGGISPGRELFITQWTPANVGRVLFDGVGPLFNANACTQCHSDVGRKPIHLANGELSDAILFRLGDRQGTAHAYYGEQMQHQSTDSSIAPEGKMHYSSTTATQNTPSGTEFTFTPTDTTQPLGNTAISGRISPQLVGMGLLNLIPEADIIAAADSDDSNQDGISGRVHWVYEGNQQQVGRFGWKAINSSLRTQNANAMSQDMGLTTSVFMDPNCTVNQPICWTAENGGSPEVSDSSLDAVVDFMTALAVPERRINDLQTFNQGATLFTDVGCAGCHTPKQKTGESIRFPLLSQQVIYPYTDLLLHDMGAGLDDGVKEKNAESFEWRTPPLWGIGLVARDPEARFLHDGRASSLTEAILWHGGEAEEAKTRFRQLPAEEKQTLLSFLRSI is encoded by the coding sequence ATGTCTTTATCGCATAACTTCACGACACCTAAGCGATTCTCTCAACAATTCTTTAAACAGGCACCAGCTGTATCATTGCCCATTATTGTGCGTACGACTCTGTTAACGTTTAGCATCGTATTGACTGCTTGTGGTGGTTCAGACGACAGTACCTCCACTTCCCCTAACTTACCAGTCTTACCTGATGATAATAGCAACCAAGAAACGGATACTAACTGGCTACCAGCTGGCGGCGCAGCCACTATCAATTCTGATGTAGCACGTCCATTTTTACAGATAATGCCTAATCTACCGAGCAGTTTATTAGGCGGTATCTCACCTGGACGCGAGCTATTTATTACTCAATGGACACCCGCGAATGTCGGCCGCGTGCTATTTGATGGTGTCGGCCCATTATTCAACGCCAATGCCTGTACCCAATGCCATAGCGATGTAGGCCGCAAACCCATTCATCTTGCTAATGGTGAGTTGAGTGATGCGATTTTGTTTAGGCTGGGTGATAGGCAGGGTACGGCACATGCTTACTATGGTGAGCAAATGCAACATCAAAGCACTGACTCCAGTATTGCCCCTGAAGGTAAAATGCACTATAGCAGCACGACTGCGACTCAAAACACACCGTCTGGTACTGAGTTTACCTTTACTCCTACTGATACAACTCAACCTTTAGGAAACACTGCCATTAGTGGGCGTATTTCACCACAGTTAGTTGGTATGGGGCTACTCAACCTAATCCCTGAAGCTGATATTATTGCCGCAGCCGATTCAGATGACAGCAACCAAGATGGTATAAGTGGTCGCGTGCACTGGGTTTATGAGGGCAATCAACAACAGGTTGGGCGCTTTGGTTGGAAAGCAATTAACTCAAGCTTACGTACGCAAAACGCCAATGCTATGTCACAGGATATGGGGCTAACTACCTCAGTATTTATGGATCCCAACTGTACAGTCAATCAACCAATCTGTTGGACAGCAGAAAACGGTGGTAGTCCTGAAGTGTCAGATAGTAGCTTAGATGCCGTGGTTGACTTTATGACAGCGTTGGCAGTGCCTGAAAGGCGAATCAATGACTTACAAACCTTCAATCAAGGCGCTACTTTGTTTACCGATGTTGGTTGTGCTGGCTGTCATACACCCAAGCAAAAAACTGGGGAAAGCATCCGATTCCCACTCCTATCACAGCAAGTGATATACCCTTATACTGACCTGCTTTTGCATGATATGGGTGCAGGATTGGATGATGGTGTGAAAGAAAAAAATGCTGAAAGCTTTGAATGGCGTACACCACCGCTTTGGGGTATTGGGCTTGTAGCGCGTGATCCAGAAGCACGATTCTTGCATGATGGTCGGGCGAGCAGTTTAACCGAAGCAATATTGTGGCACGGCGGTGAAGCTGAAGAAGCAAAAACGCGCTTTAGACAGCTGCCTGCTGAAGAGAAACAAACCTTGCTCAGCTTCTTGCGAAGCATTTAG
- a CDS encoding putative transporter small subunit, producing MDNVFIYGLYILIWPALTLAVLILICTATYRDVKKARRQNKDIV from the coding sequence ATGGATAATGTGTTTATATACGGATTGTACATTTTAATTTGGCCTGCACTCACATTGGCCGTGTTGATACTTATCTGCACCGCAACTTACCGTGATGTAAAAAAGGCCCGCCGCCAAAATAAGGACATTGTTTAA
- a CDS encoding DUF2237 family protein has protein sequence MSSDYHPNPADNQTNVLGTALASCCFDPITGYYRNGFCHTGNHDVGQHTVCIKMTSEFLNFSASRGNDLITPLPEYNFPGLKPGDYWCVCALRWVEALDFGVAPQIKLEACHESLLALVDIDTLKRYAL, from the coding sequence ATGTCATCTGACTACCATCCTAACCCAGCCGACAATCAAACCAACGTACTGGGCACTGCCCTTGCCAGCTGCTGCTTTGACCCTATTACTGGCTATTATCGTAATGGCTTTTGCCATACTGGCAATCATGACGTTGGTCAACATACCGTCTGCATCAAAATGACCAGTGAATTTTTGAACTTTTCAGCCAGCCGTGGCAATGACTTAATCACGCCGCTACCTGAATACAACTTCCCTGGTCTAAAGCCAGGCGACTACTGGTGTGTCTGCGCTTTACGTTGGGTCGAAGCTTTGGACTTCGGTGTTGCCCCGCAGATTAAGCTTGAAGCTTGTCACGAAAGCTTGTTGGCACTAGTCGATATCGACACTTTGAAGCGCTATGCCCTATAA
- a CDS encoding sodium:solute symporter family protein — MFQFSALTIILLLLAFYGGTYLLSLLIKKDKETTSGFMVAGHGVGFGMGAASMTATWIWAASFYAAATSGYKYGVSGPIHYGFWGALMILFIYPFGKRFRELAPNGHTLGELINARHGSSSQLILAVSNLMGSLISLMVNFTAAGALVSVLSPLSFQTGVIVAGVGVLSYTLTSGFRASVFTDFAQLIALMAIGAIIIPLILFSMGGPSAMVSGLPNLTLQQQDFFSSEAFFQQGAPYFVAVLAYAIGNQTITQRLFAIEKTKIKSTFLTATVGYAGIVIGLGMIGLMALTVGIEPLNGDMNNLIPQMVSTYLHPVFIGLFFILVIGALSSTADSDLSALSTIMMADIYGKNIAKGRVKPKTMILVGRTTMIVATVLGLIFASFKLDILVMLVFVGALWGAVVFPVIASVFWNRVTNVAFTSSVIVALIFFCIARFELIPITGFTALFFEVMASVGAAVVIGLMVFGFLGRKIGMLAAAITLILMLIYATGFLRQYMVLVASLTAYGVSTIVCVVVSLMGDEHFDFDLIKQRVGNYDKPKANLGSKTNA, encoded by the coding sequence TTGTTCCAATTCTCAGCGCTAACTATTATTTTATTATTGTTAGCGTTTTATGGTGGTACATACTTACTGTCCTTATTGATTAAAAAAGACAAGGAGACCACCTCTGGATTTATGGTAGCAGGTCATGGGGTCGGTTTCGGTATGGGCGCGGCCAGTATGACAGCCACTTGGATCTGGGCGGCGTCCTTTTATGCAGCGGCCACATCTGGATACAAATATGGGGTATCAGGGCCGATTCATTATGGTTTTTGGGGCGCCTTGATGATTTTATTCATCTATCCATTTGGTAAGCGTTTTCGAGAGCTTGCACCCAATGGACACACATTAGGCGAACTCATCAATGCTCGCCATGGATCATCAAGCCAATTAATTTTAGCAGTATCTAACCTTATGGGCAGCTTAATTAGCTTGATGGTCAACTTCACTGCAGCTGGTGCATTGGTATCCGTACTATCCCCTCTCTCCTTCCAAACTGGTGTGATAGTCGCAGGCGTTGGCGTGCTTAGCTATACATTAACCTCAGGCTTCCGTGCCTCTGTCTTTACTGACTTTGCGCAGCTTATAGCCCTGATGGCAATTGGCGCTATCATTATTCCGTTGATATTGTTTTCGATGGGCGGTCCTTCAGCGATGGTTAGCGGACTACCCAATCTCACCCTGCAGCAGCAGGATTTCTTTTCATCTGAAGCGTTTTTTCAACAAGGAGCGCCTTATTTTGTCGCGGTATTGGCTTATGCCATTGGTAACCAAACCATTACTCAGCGTTTATTTGCCATTGAAAAGACGAAGATTAAATCCACCTTTCTAACAGCCACTGTCGGTTACGCTGGCATTGTCATTGGTTTGGGTATGATTGGTCTCATGGCGCTGACCGTTGGTATCGAACCCCTGAATGGCGATATGAACAACTTGATACCACAGATGGTGAGTACTTATTTACATCCAGTATTTATTGGACTGTTTTTCATTTTGGTGATTGGCGCGCTATCATCGACAGCCGATTCTGATTTGTCCGCACTGTCAACGATTATGATGGCTGATATCTATGGTAAAAATATCGCCAAAGGTCGGGTGAAACCCAAAACAATGATACTTGTTGGTCGTACGACCATGATTGTTGCTACTGTTTTAGGTTTGATATTTGCCAGCTTCAAGCTTGATATTTTGGTCATGCTGGTATTTGTCGGTGCCCTATGGGGTGCTGTGGTCTTCCCTGTGATTGCCAGTGTGTTCTGGAATCGTGTGACCAATGTTGCTTTTACCTCCTCTGTGATTGTCGCACTGATTTTCTTTTGTATTGCTCGTTTTGAGCTCATACCAATCACTGGTTTTACTGCTTTATTCTTTGAAGTTATGGCAAGTGTCGGTGCGGCTGTCGTCATCGGTCTGATGGTGTTTGGTTTCTTGGGTCGTAAGATAGGCATGCTTGCCGCTGCCATCACTTTGATATTGATGCTCATCTATGCGACAGGGTTTTTACGTCAATACATGGTCTTGGTCGCTTCTTTGACCGCTTATGGCGTAAGTACGATTGTTTGTGTCGTGGTCAGTCTCATGGGAGATGAGCACTTTGACTTTGACTTGATTAAACAGCGGGTGGGCAATTATGACAAACCAAAAGCAAACCTAGGATCAAAAACCAATGCCTAA
- a CDS encoding RCC1 domain-containing protein: protein MHLSRLGQALTFVTTALLLNACGGEDDIKIGDVTPPLLITNDQFSDGYSNVAAVFLAGQVKDTGGMQSLTYQLNDKPNQVLTINSEGLFNDSILLALGRNVLTLTATDKAGNITQSIKTIYLGDKVAAGGSHTGALKDGQLYGWGRNNYGQTGLNMTSKLSDISVHPATPILMSRAPNNLASISFNQNHSLAIDQEGHVYSWGEDKYGQLGRGETGRHSCSSKEDCRLDISTISEINHALMVATGYKHNLVLTKDGSVWAFGANGQGQLGDGSTTDSSNPVKVDFSAIDAGQIVQVVASANSSYALDDKGQVWGWGSDAYANLGKGQECTSANNCVNENPKPVRISVVQTSDVADDSLEIVTQLAAGRDHVLALTNQDSVYGWGLNASSQVGYNGEIFSNTDNAWNSTVTAPKKLPWFTDKEVRRIYANGNASYALLNNGKVYPWGMFGETNDIGRTIYNDLDEPTDKLTSLTDIDNIAMGAMHLIAHETSNTQADGNLFTWGWSFEGSLGSANAAHIWMYNYPIPISLPN, encoded by the coding sequence ATGCATTTATCCCGTCTAGGCCAAGCATTAACATTTGTCACGACAGCACTACTGCTCAACGCTTGTGGTGGTGAAGACGATATCAAGATAGGTGATGTGACGCCGCCTCTCTTGATCACTAATGATCAATTTAGTGATGGCTACTCAAACGTGGCAGCAGTATTCTTAGCAGGTCAGGTCAAAGATACTGGTGGAATGCAGTCATTAACCTATCAACTCAATGACAAACCAAATCAAGTGCTTACCATAAATAGTGAGGGTCTATTTAATGATAGTATTTTATTGGCACTAGGTAGGAATGTTTTGACTCTAACGGCAACCGATAAAGCTGGCAATATCACACAGTCTATTAAAACTATCTATTTGGGCGATAAGGTTGCTGCTGGAGGCTCGCATACAGGTGCTCTTAAAGACGGTCAGCTGTATGGTTGGGGACGCAATAATTACGGTCAAACCGGCCTCAATATGACATCAAAACTATCCGATATCAGTGTCCACCCTGCCACACCTATATTAATGAGCCGTGCTCCAAACAATCTTGCCAGCATTAGCTTTAACCAAAATCACTCATTAGCCATCGACCAAGAGGGTCACGTTTATAGTTGGGGTGAGGACAAATATGGACAACTGGGCCGCGGTGAGACAGGTCGTCATAGCTGCAGCAGTAAAGAGGATTGCCGTCTTGATATCTCTACCATTTCAGAAATCAACCATGCTCTGATGGTTGCTACTGGCTATAAGCACAACTTAGTCTTAACCAAAGACGGTTCTGTTTGGGCTTTTGGTGCCAATGGTCAAGGACAACTGGGCGATGGCTCAACCACTGATAGCAGCAACCCTGTCAAAGTTGACTTTTCTGCCATAGATGCTGGCCAGATTGTACAAGTGGTGGCCAGTGCAAATAGCTCTTATGCACTTGATGACAAAGGTCAAGTTTGGGGCTGGGGTAGCGATGCCTATGCCAACCTTGGGAAAGGCCAAGAATGTACCAGTGCTAATAACTGTGTTAACGAAAACCCTAAACCAGTCCGTATTTCAGTGGTTCAGACGTCTGACGTAGCAGATGATAGCCTTGAAATCGTCACGCAATTGGCCGCTGGGCGTGATCATGTTTTAGCATTAACCAATCAAGACTCGGTCTATGGCTGGGGCTTGAATGCCAGCAGCCAAGTGGGCTATAACGGCGAAATCTTCTCTAATACCGATAACGCTTGGAATAGTACAGTCACTGCACCCAAAAAGCTTCCTTGGTTCACGGACAAAGAAGTGCGCCGTATCTATGCCAATGGCAATGCCAGCTACGCACTACTGAATAATGGCAAGGTCTACCCTTGGGGTATGTTTGGTGAGACTAATGACATAGGAAGAACCATCTATAATGATTTGGATGAGCCGACTGACAAGCTCACCAGCTTGACGGATATCGATAATATAGCAATGGGCGCGATGCACCTCATTGCTCATGAGACATCAAACACACAGGCTGATGGCAACTTATTCACTTGGGGCTGGAGCTTTGAGGGCTCACTCGGCAGTGCAAACGCTGCTCATATATGGATGTATAACTATCCTATTCCCATTAGCCTGCCAAACTAG